The genomic window CAGGTGTTTCTTGGTCTATAGCGGGTGAGTATTCTGCAGGTTCTGGTGGTTCTTGCTCCGGTTCAGGTGAATATTCTGCAGGTTCCGGTGGTTCCTGCTCTGGTTCAGGTGAATATTCTGCAGGTTCCGGTGGTTCTTGATACACTTCAGGTGAAGATTTTGCCAGGCCAGGTGGTTCTTGATCTATGGCAGAAGCAGGTACTTCTTGGATTGTTTCATGTAAGGGGGTGTTAGGCCCAGCAATTTCTTTACAGGttttatgagaaaaatattcAGGTTCCACTGTTTCTTGGTGTGTTTTTGTAGAAAGGTCTTTGGGCACAGCTACCTCCTGTGCTGTAGGGAAGAAGCCTTCCGTGTCGGGGATCCCTTGATCTGGTTCAGAATCAAACTGCTCTCCAGCTGTTTGGGGGTGCGTGTcaggggcagagccctggggcaCATCTGGTGTGGGGGGTGCTTCAGGAGCGCACCCTTCCAGGCCGGCTCTGCCTTCGGATGGTGCAGGAGGAAGAGTCTGGGGTGTGACTGCCTCTTGGCACGTTCCAGGAGACAGATCTTCAGGCCCGGCCACATCTTGGTGCTCTGTGAAAGGGTGGACCTGAAGTACAGCTCTTTCTGGGCACATGTTAGGAGAGTCTTCAGGATCGGCCACATCTTGGTGCTCTGTGAAAGGGTGGACCTGAAGTACAGCTCTTTCTGGGCACACGTTAGGAGAGTCTTCAGGCTCGGCCACGTCTTGGCGCACTGTGAAAGGGTGGACTTGAAATACAGCTCTTTCTGGGCACACGTTAGGAGAGTCTCCAGGCTCGGCCACATCTTGGCGCACTGTGAAAGGGTGGTGCTGAAGTCCAGCTGTTTCTGGGCACATTTGGGGAGA from Oryctolagus cuniculus chromosome 1, mOryCun1.1, whole genome shotgun sequence includes these protein-coding regions:
- the HEMGN gene encoding hemogen — protein: MDLGKGGCHSKPHETPDTHRGETKSPEVTGTWILRNREQLRKRKVEAQEKQTLQWLLGEQKKRKWQSTGKRNQRGRKRQQNTKQKGEPQSQVEAMEKALVPKEKEPELPGGVTASPQAASPQQVQQVMPEEGFPEIRQESTMAQENPSKYQEVVVQSQPSDTCHDTAAPEDASPQMCPETAGLQHHPFTVRQDVAEPGDSPNVCPERAVFQVHPFTVRQDVAEPEDSPNVCPERAVLQVHPFTEHQDVADPEDSPNMCPERAVLQVHPFTEHQDVAGPEDLSPGTCQEAVTPQTLPPAPSEGRAGLEGCAPEAPPTPDVPQGSAPDTHPQTAGEQFDSEPDQGIPDTEGFFPTAQEVAVPKDLSTKTHQETVEPEYFSHKTCKEIAGPNTPLHETIQEVPASAIDQEPPGLAKSSPEVYQEPPEPAEYSPEPEQEPPEPAEYSPEPEQEPPEPAEYSPAIDQETPGPEDLSTKTYRNKDVPKECFLEPNQETGGPGAQAPGVYQEDATEVYAFLQETKEKSKEVAAEIAATPSISQEIRPENDIYSYVLF